Below is a genomic region from Hyalangium minutum.
GTCTGGATGCGCTTGCGGAGCGAGTCGTACAGGGTGATGTAGTCCGCCAGCCGCTCGGTCTCGGGGCGGTTGACGTTGCGCGCCTTGTTCAGCTCCTCGGCGGTGTCCTCGCAGTTGAGCTTCTCCAGCTCGCCGGCCTTCGGGGACTCCTTCACCGCCAGGTTCGCGGTCTCGCGGTCAAGCCGCTCGTCCGAGGTGATCTCCTTTCCTGCACAGCCGGTGACGGACAAGAAGAGAACAGTGGCAGCGGCAGGCAAGCGGCGCATCCAGAACCTCGAAATAGGGTTGATCTTCCAAAGTTTGTAGCGGTATGGGCCGCCCTCCGTCAACGACGCCCGGGGAGAACCACGTGGATATCCATGCTGAGAAGATCCTGATCCTCGACTTCGGCAGCCAGTACACCCAGCTCATCGCCCGGCGTGTTCGCGAACTGGGGGTGTACTGCGAGATCCACCGCCCGGACCTCCCCGAGGAGCAGATTCGCCGCTTCGCCCCTCGGGGCATCATCCTGTCGGGTGGGCCGGCCTCGGTGGAGACCGAGGGCTCGCCCCGCTGCGATCCGTACGTCTTCCAGGCGGGCGTGCCGGTGCTCGGCATCTGCTACGGGCTCCAACTTCTAGCCAAGCTGCTGGGAGGCAAGGTGGACCGGTCGGCACACCGCGAGTACGGCCCCGCCGAGGTGGAGGTGCTGGCCGCGCGGGGGCCGTTCACGGAGTTCACCCAAGGCGATCGGGTGAAGGTGCTGATGAGCCACGGCGATCGGGTGGAGGCGCTCCCGCCGGGATTCGAGGCCATCGGGCGCAGCGGGAACTCGCCGTTCGCGGCGGCGGCGCATACCTCGAAGCCGGTGTACGGGCTGCAGTTCCACCCGGAGGTGGTGCACACACCGCGCGGCAAGGAGATGCTCCGGGCGTTCCTGTTCGGCGACTGCAAGGTGAGCGGCTCCTGGACGATGAAGGGCTTCATCCAGGAGGCCGAGGAGGCGATTCGCCAGAAGGTGGGCGAGCACGGGCGGGTCATCTGCGGGCTGTCGGGCGGCGTGGACAGCTCGGTGGCGGCGCTGCTGCTGCACCGGGCGCTCGGGCCTCGGCTGCAGTGCATCTTCGTGGACAACGGGCTGCTGCGGCAGGGCGAGCGCGCCCAGGTCGAGGCGCTCTTCGTGGATCGCTTCCACGTGCCGCTGAAGACGGTGGATGCGCGGGCGCGGTTCCTGGAGAAGCTGGCCGGCGTCACGGATCCGGAGAAGAAGCGGAAGATCATCGGCCGCGAGTTCATCGCGGTGTTCGAGGAGGCCGCGCGCGAGGTGCATGACGCCGGGTTCCTGGCGCAGGGCACGTTGTACCCGGACGTGATCGAGTCCGTGTCGTACAAGGGCCCGTCCGTGACCATCAAGAGCCACCACAACGTGGGCGGGCTGCCGGAGCAGATGAAGCTCAAGCTGGTGGAGCCGCTGCGCGAGCTGTTCAAGGACGAGGTGCGCGTGCTGGGCCGGGAGCTGGGGCTGCCCGAGGAGATGGTGGGGCGCCAGCCGTTCCCGGGGCCGGGTCTGGCCATCCGCGTGCTGGGCGAGGTGACGGAGGCGCGGCTGGAGCTGGTGCGGCGGGCGGATGCGATTGTCCAGGAGGAGATCCGCCAGGCCGGGCTCTACTCGCAGGTGTGGCAGGCGTTCGCGGTGTTGCTGCCGGTGCAGAGCGTGGGCGTGATGGGGGACGAGCGGACGTACGAGTCCACCTGCGTGCTGCGCGCGGTGACGAGCGTGGACGGCATGACGGCGGAGTGGGCGCGGCTGCCGTTCGAGGTGCTGGAGCGCATCTCCACGCGCATCACCAACGAGGTGCGTGGCGTCAACCGGGTCGTCTACGACATCTCCTCGAAGCCGCCGGCCACCATTGAGTGGGAGTAGCAGGGAATGAGCAGGCAGGCTTCCAGGTTGGGGGGCCTGCCTTTCCGCCCCGTTCCCGACACCCTTGTCTGGAGGTCTCCTTGATTCGCAAGCTCCTCGTCGCCACGGTGGGTACGGCCCTCTTGTCTGGCGCCTGTGCGACCACTACCACCGCCGCCCCGGAGGCCAGCAGCGCCCCGGTTCAGGAGGGCAGCTCCACCATGCAACCCAGCGCAACAACTCCGACGACCCAGCCCGAGAACCCGGTACTGGCCAAGTGGGTCGGTCCGTACGGCGGCGTCCCCGCCTTCGACAAGGTCCAGGTCGCGTACTTCAAGCCCGCCCTGGAGGCGGCCATGGAGCAGACCCGGAAGGAGGTCGCCGCGATCGCGGGCAACCCGGCCGCGCCGACGTTCGAGAACACGATCGCCGCGATGGAGGACGCGTCGCGGACGTTGAGCGACGTGCGGACGATCTACGGCATCTGGTCCTCGTCCATGAACGGGCCGGAGTTCCAGGCCGTCGAGCGCGAGATGGCGCCCAAGCTGGCTGCCTTCTCCGATGAGATCACCCAGAACGAGCAGCTCTTCCAGCGCATCGAGGCGGTCTACACTTCGCCCGACAAGGCGAAGCTGCCCCCCGAGCAGCAGCGTCTGGCGTGGGTCCGCTACACCAACTTCGTCCGTGCGGGAGCGAAGCTGGATGCGGCGGCGAAGAAGCGCATGGTGGAGATCAACCAGCGCCTGGCTTCGCTCTACACCTCGTTCAGCCAGAACGTGCTGGCCGATGAGGAGGGGTACGCCGTCATCCTCGAGTCGGAGGCAGATCTGGCCGGTCTTCCTGACTCGTTCCGGGCGGGGGCTGCGGCTGCGGCGGAGGCTCGAGGGCTGAAGGGCAAGTGGGCGATCCCCAACACGCGCTCGGCGATGGAGCCGTTCCTGACGTACTCGTCCCGGCGGGAGCTGCGCGAGAAGGTGTGGCGCTACTACGTCGACCGGGGTGACAACCGGGACGCGCACGACAACAACGCGATCATCTCGGAGATCCTCAAGCTGCGCGCCGAGCGGGCCAAGCTGCTGGGCTACGCGACGCACGCGCACTGGCGGCTCGAGAACACCATGGCCAAGACGCCCGAGCGGGCCATGGAGCTGATGGAAGCGGTCTGGAAGCCGGCGGTGGCCCGGGTCCGCGAGGAGGTCGCCGACATGCAGGCGATCGCCAACAAGGAGGGTGCGAAGTTCAAGATCGCTCCTTGGGACTACCGCTACTACGCCGAGAAGGTGCGCAAGGCGAAGTACGACCTGGACCAGAACGAGGTGAAGCCGTACCTGCAGCTGGAGAAGCTGCGCGAGGGCATGTTCTGGGTGGCGGGAGAGCTGTTCGGTTTCGTGTTCGAGCCGGTGAACAACGTGCCCGTGTACCACCCGGATGTCCGCGTCTGGGAGGTGAAGGACAAGGCCACAGGGCGGCACATTGGGCTCTGGTACTTCGATCCGTACGCGCGGCAGGGGAAGCGGTCCGGGGCGTGGATGAACGCGTACCGGGCGCAGGAGCGGTTCAAGGGGGACGTGACGACGATCGTCTCCAACAACGCGAACTTCGTGAAGGGCAAGCCGGGCGAGCCGGTGCTCATCAGCTGGGAGGACGCGTCGACGCTGTTCCACGAGTTCGGCCACGCGCTGCACGGGCTGAACTCGCAGGTGACGTACGGCACGCTGTCGGGCACGGCGGTGGCGCGGGACTACGTGGAGTTCCCGTCGCAACTTCTGGAGCACTGGCTCCCGACGCCCGAGGTGTTGAACCGGTTCGCGCTGAACGCCGAGACGGGCAAGCCCGTGCCGCCGGAGCTGGTGGCGCGGATCACCAAGGCGTCCACGTTCAACCAGGGCTTCGCCACGGTGGAGTACCTGGCGAGCGCTCTGGTGGACATGAAGCTGCACCTGGCGGGGGACAAGCCGATCGACGCGGATGCGTTCGAGCGGGAGACGCTGAAGACGCTCGGGATGCCGCAGGAGATCGTCATGCGGCACCGCACGCCGCAGTTCAGCCACGTGTTCGCGGGGGATGGGTACTCGGCGGGCTACTACAGCTATCTGTGGTCCGACACACTCACGGCCGATGCGTACGAGGCCTTCACTGAAGGGAAGGGGGCCTACGATCGCGATGTGGCCGAGCGTCTGCGCAAGCACGTCTTCTCGGTGGGTAACACGATCGACCCCGCCGAGGGCTACCGGGCCTTCCGAGGCAAGGAGGCCGGGATCGATGCGCTGATGCGCAAGCGCGGCTTCCCTGTCCCCAGCGCTCCGGCCTCCAAGAAGGCGAAGTAGGGCCGCTCAGGGAGGCGGGTTCAGCTCTTGCCCGCCTTCTCCAGCATCTGGAGCAGCCAGCGTCGATGAGAGTAGACGCTGGTGAAGATGGACAGATGCCCCCCGGTGGGCGTCTTCGAGCCTACTGTTGAGATGCCTATGAGGATGTTTCTACGCTCGTTCTTGACGCAGGCACCGCCACTGTCGCCGTTCTGCATGTGAGAGGCCGCCGAGCCATCGGGCAGCAATCTCGCGTCCGTCCTGAAGACGGAACTTCCAGTCTCCAGATGGATCAACCGGCTCACGCGGTTGGAGCCGAAGTAGCGGACGCCATAGTCGGGCGCCGAGTCTTCTCCGTAGGAATAGCCCACCATGGTGATGGCATCCCCTTCTTGAACCTCGGCCTCGGTGATTTCGAGCCGTGGCATGTTGTCGCCGAGGGGCTCCTTCAGGAAAATGACGGCGAGATCGGCGTTGCTCCACACCACTCCCTGGCTCTGGCCACGTTGGCCAGTGATGAGCTCGAAAGCCGGGTGGATGACCACCGCTCCCATGTGGTCCTGAATCGTTGGCTCGGAGCCAGGACCGTCCTTCATCGAGGCGTACTGTCCTCATCTCTGGGAAGGCGTGCAATACAGACGCAGTGCGCTGCGGAGACCACCAGCTTCGGGTGGACAATCACGCCGGAGC
It encodes:
- the guaA gene encoding glutamine-hydrolyzing GMP synthase is translated as MGRPPSTTPGENHVDIHAEKILILDFGSQYTQLIARRVRELGVYCEIHRPDLPEEQIRRFAPRGIILSGGPASVETEGSPRCDPYVFQAGVPVLGICYGLQLLAKLLGGKVDRSAHREYGPAEVEVLAARGPFTEFTQGDRVKVLMSHGDRVEALPPGFEAIGRSGNSPFAAAAHTSKPVYGLQFHPEVVHTPRGKEMLRAFLFGDCKVSGSWTMKGFIQEAEEAIRQKVGEHGRVICGLSGGVDSSVAALLLHRALGPRLQCIFVDNGLLRQGERAQVEALFVDRFHVPLKTVDARARFLEKLAGVTDPEKKRKIIGREFIAVFEEAAREVHDAGFLAQGTLYPDVIESVSYKGPSVTIKSHHNVGGLPEQMKLKLVEPLRELFKDEVRVLGRELGLPEEMVGRQPFPGPGLAIRVLGEVTEARLELVRRADAIVQEEIRQAGLYSQVWQAFAVLLPVQSVGVMGDERTYESTCVLRAVTSVDGMTAEWARLPFEVLERISTRITNEVRGVNRVVYDISSKPPATIEWE
- a CDS encoding M3 family metallopeptidase codes for the protein MQPSATTPTTQPENPVLAKWVGPYGGVPAFDKVQVAYFKPALEAAMEQTRKEVAAIAGNPAAPTFENTIAAMEDASRTLSDVRTIYGIWSSSMNGPEFQAVEREMAPKLAAFSDEITQNEQLFQRIEAVYTSPDKAKLPPEQQRLAWVRYTNFVRAGAKLDAAAKKRMVEINQRLASLYTSFSQNVLADEEGYAVILESEADLAGLPDSFRAGAAAAAEARGLKGKWAIPNTRSAMEPFLTYSSRRELREKVWRYYVDRGDNRDAHDNNAIISEILKLRAERAKLLGYATHAHWRLENTMAKTPERAMELMEAVWKPAVARVREEVADMQAIANKEGAKFKIAPWDYRYYAEKVRKAKYDLDQNEVKPYLQLEKLREGMFWVAGELFGFVFEPVNNVPVYHPDVRVWEVKDKATGRHIGLWYFDPYARQGKRSGAWMNAYRAQERFKGDVTTIVSNNANFVKGKPGEPVLISWEDASTLFHEFGHALHGLNSQVTYGTLSGTAVARDYVEFPSQLLEHWLPTPEVLNRFALNAETGKPVPPELVARITKASTFNQGFATVEYLASALVDMKLHLAGDKPIDADAFERETLKTLGMPQEIVMRHRTPQFSHVFAGDGYSAGYYSYLWSDTLTADAYEAFTEGKGAYDRDVAERLRKHVFSVGNTIDPAEGYRAFRGKEAGIDALMRKRGFPVPSAPASKKAK
- a CDS encoding trypsin-like serine protease encodes the protein MKDGPGSEPTIQDHMGAVVIHPAFELITGQRGQSQGVVWSNADLAVIFLKEPLGDNMPRLEITEAEVQEGDAITMVGYSYGEDSAPDYGVRYFGSNRVSRLIHLETGSSVFRTDARLLPDGSAASHMQNGDSGGACVKNERRNILIGISTVGSKTPTGGHLSIFTSVYSHRRWLLQMLEKAGKS